In Cyanobacterium stanieri LEGE 03274, one genomic interval encodes:
- a CDS encoding amidase — translation MTNNHNLPFTAAHQWAKLIHKKEISPLELTQLYLQRIDNIDSQLGSFAHVAHDSAIKDAHLKTEILGNTKNTQELPPFFGIPTAIKDLYSVKGMPIGYGNGFIKDNISEFDSGIVTKIKEAGMIILGKTTTSELGSLPYIESPSVPPCRNPYNVEYTAGGSSGGAAAAVAGGLIPVVHGSDGGGSVRGPAFCCGLVGLKPSRGRISSAPVGDYLAGMATHGCLSRSVMDGAILLDILSGYVMGDPYWLENPSEGFASLVKNNPPSLKIAFATEILPFGKADDCLQKQVKDVVDIFANMGHQVSEGCPDFSTIVEPFKIIWQGSVAQADFPETILNPMNQWLRETAPSLREYLNAVHRVQVISRQIVAFFADFDALILPTYLQPPIKVGQWASLSSEATLNNIINWIAPCPPFNATGQPAIALPTGFTDEGLPVGIQIVGKPKDEITLLQLAYQLEQIKQWQKYQPSIPL, via the coding sequence ATGACAAATAATCATAACCTCCCTTTCACCGCCGCCCACCAATGGGCAAAACTAATCCATAAAAAAGAAATTTCTCCCCTCGAATTAACCCAACTATACCTGCAACGCATTGATAACATAGATAGCCAACTAGGTAGCTTCGCCCATGTCGCCCACGATAGCGCCATCAAAGATGCCCATCTGAAAACAGAAATTCTCGGCAACACCAAAAACACCCAAGAATTACCCCCCTTTTTCGGGATTCCCACCGCCATCAAAGATTTATACTCCGTAAAAGGAATGCCCATAGGCTATGGAAATGGTTTTATCAAAGACAATATCAGCGAGTTTGACAGTGGCATTGTTACCAAAATCAAAGAAGCAGGGATGATTATTTTAGGTAAAACAACCACATCAGAATTAGGCTCATTGCCCTATATTGAGTCTCCTAGTGTTCCCCCTTGTCGCAACCCTTACAACGTCGAATATACCGCAGGGGGTTCTAGTGGAGGGGCAGCCGCGGCCGTGGCAGGGGGTTTAATTCCTGTAGTACATGGGTCAGATGGTGGTGGTTCAGTGCGTGGACCTGCTTTTTGTTGCGGTTTAGTAGGTTTAAAGCCTTCTCGGGGAAGAATCTCTAGCGCCCCTGTGGGAGATTACCTAGCAGGAATGGCAACCCATGGTTGTTTAAGTCGTAGTGTTATGGATGGGGCTATTTTGTTAGATATTCTATCAGGCTATGTTATGGGAGATCCTTACTGGTTGGAAAATCCTTCGGAGGGTTTTGCTTCTTTAGTGAAGAATAATCCTCCATCTTTGAAAATTGCTTTTGCCACGGAAATATTACCCTTTGGTAAAGCGGATGATTGTTTACAAAAACAGGTAAAGGATGTGGTGGATATTTTTGCTAATATGGGGCATCAGGTTTCTGAGGGTTGTCCTGATTTTTCTACTATTGTTGAACCTTTTAAGATTATTTGGCAAGGAAGTGTTGCCCAAGCTGATTTTCCTGAAACTATTCTTAATCCGATGAATCAATGGTTAAGGGAAACCGCACCTAGTTTGCGAGAATATTTAAATGCTGTTCACCGAGTGCAGGTGATTTCTCGTCAAATTGTGGCATTTTTTGCTGATTTTGATGCTCTGATTCTACCTACTTATCTCCAACCTCCTATTAAGGTGGGGCAATGGGCTAGTTTATCATCGGAGGCGACTTTAAATAATATCATTAATTGGATTGCTCCTTGTCCTCCTTTTAATGCTACGGGACAACCGGCGATCGCCCTTCCCACAGGATTTACAGATGAAGGTTTACCCGTCGGTATTCAAATTGTGGGAAAACCTAAGGATGAGATTACGTTACTTCAATTAGCTTATCAGTTAGAACAAATCAAACAATGGCAAAAATATCAACCTTCCATCCCCTTGTAA
- a CDS encoding putative toxin-antitoxin system toxin component, PIN family produces the protein MNNRLRVVIDTNLVLSALVFGGKVAQLRLFWQSKKVTPLISRTTTTELIRVLAYPKFKLTKTEQEDLLSDYLPYCETVKIPLDLPSIPKCRDIFDEKFLLLAKVANADYLVTGDKDLLSIDDNFICPIINMDEFLKEINKII, from the coding sequence ATGAATAATAGGTTACGAGTGGTAATCGATACGAATTTAGTGCTATCGGCTTTAGTATTTGGGGGAAAAGTTGCTCAATTACGTTTGTTTTGGCAAAGTAAGAAAGTTACTCCCTTAATTTCTAGGACAACAACTACTGAATTAATTAGAGTTTTAGCTTATCCTAAATTTAAATTAACCAAAACTGAACAAGAAGATTTATTATCAGATTATTTACCCTATTGTGAGACGGTGAAAATACCCCTTGATTTACCGAGTATCCCTAAATGTAGAGATATTTTTGATGAGAAGTTTTTGCTTTTGGCGAAAGTGGCAAATGCTGATTATTTAGTAACAGGGGATAAAGATTTATTATCTATTGATGATAATTTTATTTGTCCTATTATTAATATGGATGAGTTTTTAAAGGAAATAAATAAGATTATTTAA
- a CDS encoding AbrB/MazE/SpoVT family DNA-binding domain-containing protein, with product MLAKLTTKNQLTLPKRITQEIGAVEYFDVKVENGQIILTPVKIQRADGVRAKLAELDITEEDIADAVSWARQ from the coding sequence ATGTTAGCCAAATTAACAACGAAAAATCAACTAACACTACCAAAACGAATAACCCAAGAAATTGGCGCTGTGGAATATTTTGATGTGAAGGTAGAGAATGGACAAATAATTTTAACTCCTGTCAAGATTCAACGTGCGGATGGAGTAAGGGCTAAGTTAGCAGAGTTAGATATAACAGAAGAAGACATTGCTGATGCTGTTTCATGGGCAAGGCAATAA
- a CDS encoding cytosine deaminase has protein sequence MNNKYWLKNAHIPLDLIDNTAVKFEQQTKEGLVLCDIEIEGEKIKQIIRASDKTEGKDLKKGIVLPCFLDIHTHLDKGHIYQRSPNLKGDFETALKMARSDAQYWTQEEVYQRMNFGLKCSYAHGAIALRTHLDCYSYDDFISVDIWKQLQKEWQNKLTIQAVSLVSLDYFLTPDGTKLADKMAEKEGILGGVAYMNKDIDKQIEKVFQLAIERNLDLDFHADENNEINSICLQKIAETAINMNYQGNIICGHCCSLAVQPPEVVKKTIELVKEANISIVSLPMCNLYLQDRQEETTPFWRGVTRVKELKQGGLDVAFASDNCRDPFYGFGDHDMLEVFTQSVRITHLDTPYSDWITSVTKTPAKMIKLPHLGKISVGSTADLILFKGRYFSELLSRNQCDRTLIRNGKIVDTQLPDYEELDQFIDG, from the coding sequence ATGAATAATAAATATTGGTTAAAAAATGCTCATATTCCTTTAGATTTAATTGATAATACTGCAGTTAAATTTGAACAACAAACAAAAGAAGGTTTAGTGCTTTGTGATATTGAAATTGAAGGGGAAAAGATCAAACAAATTATTCGGGCCAGTGATAAAACTGAGGGTAAGGATTTAAAAAAAGGTATTGTTTTACCTTGTTTTCTGGATATTCATACTCATTTAGATAAAGGGCATATTTATCAACGTTCTCCTAATTTAAAAGGGGATTTTGAAACGGCTTTAAAAATGGCGAGAAGTGATGCTCAATATTGGACGCAAGAAGAAGTTTATCAGAGGATGAATTTCGGTTTAAAATGTAGTTATGCCCATGGTGCGATCGCCCTTAGAACCCATTTAGACTGTTATAGTTATGATGATTTTATTAGTGTCGATATTTGGAAACAACTACAAAAAGAATGGCAAAATAAACTAACAATTCAAGCAGTATCCCTCGTTAGTTTAGATTATTTTCTCACCCCTGATGGAACAAAACTAGCCGATAAAATGGCAGAAAAAGAAGGTATTTTGGGGGGAGTTGCCTATATGAATAAAGACATAGATAAACAGATTGAAAAAGTATTTCAACTCGCCATAGAGCGCAATTTAGACTTAGATTTTCATGCCGACGAAAATAACGAAATTAATTCCATTTGCTTACAAAAAATAGCAGAAACTGCTATTAACATGAACTATCAAGGTAACATAATCTGTGGGCATTGTTGCAGTTTAGCAGTACAACCTCCAGAAGTGGTAAAAAAAACCATCGAATTAGTAAAAGAAGCTAATATAAGTATCGTTAGTTTGCCCATGTGTAACCTCTATTTGCAAGATAGACAGGAAGAAACTACCCCCTTTTGGCGTGGGGTGACGAGGGTAAAAGAGTTGAAACAGGGGGGGCTTGATGTGGCTTTTGCCAGTGATAATTGTCGAGATCCTTTTTATGGTTTTGGTGATCATGATATGTTAGAAGTATTTACCCAGTCCGTGCGCATTACTCACCTAGACACTCCTTATAGCGACTGGATCACCTCTGTAACCAAAACTCCAGCAAAAATGATCAAATTACCTCACCTCGGCAAAATAAGCGTAGGAAGTACCGCAGATTTAATCCTTTTTAAAGGTCGTTATTTTAGTGAATTATTGTCACGAAATCAGTGCGATCGCACCTTAATAAGAAATGGTAAAATAGTGGATACTCAACTGCCTGATTATGAAGAATTAGATCAGTTTATTGACGGTTAA
- the acsF gene encoding magnesium-protoporphyrin IX monomethyl ester (oxidative) cyclase produces MVTTVQKPEFEELRPGIKTPAKETILTPRFYTTDFDEMAKMDISVNEDELRAIIAEFKQDYNRHHFVRNADFEQSWDHIDGETRRLFVEFLERSCTAEFSGFLLYKELGRRLKNTNPLLAEGFNLMSRDEARHAGFLNKALTDFNLSLDLGFLTKSRNYTFFKPKFIFYATYLSEKIGYWRYITIYRHLEQNPESRIYPIFKFFENWCQDENRHGDFFDAVLKAKPEFLNDWKAKLWCRFFLLSVFATMYLNDLHRSGFYASIGLDAKEYDKTVIEKTNQTAGRVFPVILDIENPKFYNKLEKCFDNCEKLRAIDDSKAIAPIKLLRKLPIFASNAVQFIGLYFIKPIEADTLQGCVR; encoded by the coding sequence ATGGTAACAACAGTTCAAAAACCAGAATTTGAAGAACTACGCCCTGGGATTAAAACCCCAGCCAAAGAAACCATCCTCACCCCTCGTTTTTACACCACAGATTTTGACGAGATGGCGAAAATGGACATCAGCGTTAACGAAGACGAATTAAGAGCAATTATCGCCGAATTTAAACAAGATTATAACCGTCATCACTTTGTCCGTAACGCCGACTTTGAACAATCGTGGGATCACATTGACGGTGAAACCCGTCGCCTATTCGTAGAATTTTTAGAACGCTCCTGCACCGCAGAATTTTCTGGATTTTTACTATACAAAGAATTAGGCAGACGTTTAAAAAACACCAACCCCCTCTTGGCTGAAGGCTTTAACCTCATGTCTCGTGATGAAGCCCGTCATGCAGGTTTCCTCAACAAAGCCCTAACAGATTTTAACCTATCCCTTGACCTTGGATTTTTGACCAAAAGTCGTAACTATACCTTCTTTAAACCTAAATTCATTTTCTACGCTACCTACCTATCTGAAAAAATTGGTTATTGGCGCTATATCACCATTTATCGTCACCTCGAGCAAAATCCCGAAAGTCGCATCTATCCCATCTTCAAATTTTTTGAAAATTGGTGTCAGGATGAAAACCGTCACGGAGACTTTTTCGATGCTGTCTTAAAAGCTAAACCAGAATTTCTCAACGATTGGAAAGCAAAATTATGGTGTCGTTTCTTCTTGTTATCTGTATTCGCTACCATGTATCTTAATGACTTACATCGCTCTGGCTTTTATGCCTCCATCGGTTTAGATGCAAAGGAATATGATAAAACAGTCATCGAGAAAACTAATCAAACCGCTGGTAGAGTTTTCCCCGTTATCCTTGACATTGAAAATCCTAAATTCTACAACAAGTTAGAAAAATGTTTTGATAATTGTGAGAAATTAAGAGCCATTGATGATTCAAAGGCGATCGCACCTATCAAATTATTACGCAAACTACCTATCTTTGCATCTAACGCCGTACAATTCATCGGTTTATACTTCATCAAACCCATCGAAGCTGACACCCTACAAGGTTGCGTTCGTTAA
- a CDS encoding HEAT repeat domain-containing protein — protein sequence MYLPQQRNIPLDNLESFSLHSALVILENGDFEERWAIAKVLVKYGDDVIEPLKGVILDEHQESEYRWFALKIISQLDNPEIVLIISELLGITEDEDLIVLGTQILASQGERAISILTSLLDSPQYRLCATKALAQIPHGLVIRPLLSVVNDDSVQIRQSAIASLSNFDNPSIIPILENALTDYNSAIRKEALIGLIRKSKYYSPLQLTNVISPYLEDIDLTVCQQSAICLSHIPSQLTTDILFSTLIKPYTPIPLQDTIIKALAWQETSYSLYALEKALYLVSEEICCEIIAILGRINKPKIKEIITKITLKFYRNHELAKKSDLIIQNLCYTWQQMEAKESVDILINIVNIGDEKSKIYAQSALQQLNKIT from the coding sequence ATGTATTTACCCCAACAACGTAATATCCCTTTGGATAATCTCGAATCATTTTCTTTACATTCTGCCCTGGTGATTTTGGAAAATGGCGATTTTGAGGAGCGATGGGCGATCGCCAAGGTTCTGGTAAAATATGGTGATGATGTTATTGAGCCATTAAAAGGAGTAATTCTCGATGAACATCAGGAGAGTGAATATCGTTGGTTTGCCCTTAAAATTATTAGTCAATTAGATAATCCTGAAATTGTTTTAATTATTAGTGAGTTATTGGGTATTACGGAGGATGAAGATTTAATAGTTTTAGGTACTCAAATTCTTGCTAGTCAAGGGGAAAGGGCTATTTCTATTTTAACTTCTCTCCTTGATTCTCCCCAATATCGTCTCTGCGCCACTAAGGCATTAGCCCAAATTCCCCATGGTTTAGTTATTCGACCTTTGCTTTCTGTGGTTAATGATGATAGTGTACAAATTAGGCAAAGTGCGATCGCCTCTTTGAGCAACTTTGATAACCCTTCCATTATTCCCATCCTAGAAAATGCCCTCACCGACTATAATTCAGCTATTAGGAAAGAAGCATTAATAGGGTTAATTAGAAAAAGTAAATATTATTCCCCCTTACAACTAACTAACGTTATCTCCCCTTATCTTGAGGATATTGATTTAACAGTATGTCAACAATCAGCCATCTGTTTGAGTCATATTCCTAGTCAACTCACCACAGACATCCTTTTTTCTACCCTCATTAAGCCATATACCCCCATTCCCCTTCAAGATACCATCATCAAAGCCCTTGCTTGGCAAGAAACTTCTTACAGTCTTTATGCCCTCGAAAAAGCACTATATTTAGTCTCTGAAGAAATATGTTGTGAAATAATAGCCATTTTAGGTAGAATAAATAAACCAAAAATAAAAGAAATTATTACCAAAATAACCTTAAAATTTTATCGTAACCATGAGTTAGCAAAAAAATCAGATCTTATTATCCAAAATCTTTGTTATACATGGCAACAGATGGAAGCTAAAGAATCGGTTGATATTCTCATAAATATTGTTAATATAGGGGACGAAAAAAGCAAAATTTATGCTCAGTCAGCCCTACAACAATTAAATAAAATTACCTAA
- a CDS encoding spermidine synthase, which yields MAGSQVNADIWISEYITPYDIYVHGITNILAHKKTPYQDMSIVESGVYGKALVLDGKWQSCTGDEFLYHEALVHPAMIAHPNPENVLILGGGEGATTREVFRWTSVKKAMMVDIDGDVVEACKEHLPEMHQGSFDDPRLELVIGDAFNVLDNSQAQWDVIISDLSDPIEEGPSFQLFTQEYFAQLKGCLRDNGIVVIQAGPVAPANLHIHGRLVNTLKTVFSNVHSYFTPTCTYGSAWGFAIASEQSFDTMPNPEKIDRLLEQKTTNDFRSFDGISLLGMLHTPGYIRQAIKNETEVYTMKQPPKFFGQGING from the coding sequence ATGGCAGGATCTCAAGTAAACGCAGACATTTGGATTAGTGAATATATAACCCCCTATGACATTTATGTTCACGGAATCACCAACATCTTAGCCCATAAAAAAACCCCCTATCAGGATATGTCCATAGTCGAAAGTGGAGTTTATGGCAAAGCCCTAGTATTAGATGGTAAATGGCAATCTTGCACGGGAGACGAATTTTTATACCATGAAGCGTTAGTACATCCTGCCATGATAGCTCACCCTAACCCTGAAAATGTTCTCATTTTAGGAGGTGGAGAAGGGGCAACCACCCGGGAAGTTTTCCGCTGGACTTCTGTTAAAAAAGCAATGATGGTAGATATTGATGGGGATGTGGTGGAAGCCTGTAAGGAACATTTACCCGAAATGCACCAAGGCTCTTTTGATGATCCTCGTTTAGAATTAGTGATCGGGGATGCTTTTAATGTTTTGGATAATAGTCAAGCTCAATGGGATGTGATTATTTCCGACCTTTCCGATCCTATCGAAGAAGGTCCTTCTTTTCAACTATTTACCCAAGAATATTTCGCTCAACTAAAAGGATGTTTACGGGATAACGGTATTGTGGTGATACAAGCCGGGCCAGTTGCCCCCGCTAATTTGCACATCCACGGACGTTTAGTAAATACCCTGAAAACCGTCTTTAGTAACGTTCATTCTTATTTTACCCCCACTTGTACCTATGGTTCAGCTTGGGGCTTTGCCATTGCTTCTGAGCAAAGTTTTGACACCATGCCCAATCCTGAAAAAATTGATCGTCTCCTCGAGCAGAAAACGACCAACGATTTTCGCTCTTTTGATGGCATAAGTCTTTTAGGAATGTTACATACCCCCGGTTATATTCGTCAGGCTATTAAAAATGAAACGGAGGTTTACACCATGAAACAACCCCCTAAATTTTTCGGGCAAGGCATTAACGGTTAA
- a CDS encoding Hfq-related RNA-binding protein, translating into MPTFNTGLPSVRQIQAFIKDKTNIQIGLITSQSTEGQILWQDENCICILEEGREKTLIWLSAIAYIKPI; encoded by the coding sequence ATGCCTACATTTAATACTGGTCTTCCTAGTGTACGTCAAATCCAAGCATTTATAAAAGATAAAACCAACATCCAAATCGGTTTAATCACCAGTCAAAGCACGGAAGGACAAATCCTCTGGCAAGATGAAAATTGTATCTGCATTCTTGAGGAAGGTAGAGAAAAAACTTTAATTTGGTTAAGTGCGATCGCCTATATCAAACCCATCTAA
- a CDS encoding glycoside hydrolase family 24 protein, with translation MTHLTNSQPNKIFMISKNILKTFILILILWGVGKVLLREKEPQIRRAGQQIISNITQNYDIEPLEMEGGNPYIRALMRTISASEANSDRPYHILYGGRHIDNLKQHPNQCVTIANGPNRGRCSTAAGRYQFLNTTWAEKANLYHPEPSGFLRKSYSFEPIYQDKVLYSWLRDTNAWGGTDITQLLEQGQINTVLELLSPTWTSLGYGIESNSITRSLPNIYKKMLEEELMNTGSSYFLHYRSSQ, from the coding sequence ATGACACACCTGACAAATTCCCAACCCAATAAAATATTTATGATCAGTAAAAATATTCTCAAGACGTTTATTTTAATACTTATTTTATGGGGAGTAGGTAAAGTGTTGCTCAGGGAAAAAGAGCCACAAATAAGACGAGCAGGACAACAGATCATTTCTAATATTACCCAAAATTACGACATAGAACCCTTGGAAATGGAAGGGGGAAATCCTTATATTAGGGCTTTAATGCGCACCATCAGCGCCTCAGAAGCAAACTCCGATCGCCCTTACCACATCTTATATGGGGGCCGTCATATAGATAATCTCAAACAACACCCCAATCAATGTGTAACCATTGCCAACGGGCCAAACCGTGGTAGATGCTCCACCGCTGCGGGAAGATACCAATTTTTGAACACCACATGGGCCGAGAAAGCTAACCTTTATCATCCCGAACCTTCAGGGTTTTTACGCAAAAGTTACAGTTTTGAGCCTATTTACCAAGATAAAGTATTATATAGTTGGCTCAGGGATACCAACGCATGGGGTGGCACTGATATTACTCAACTCCTAGAACAAGGACAAATAAACACAGTATTAGAATTACTCTCCCCCACTTGGACAAGTTTAGGTTATGGTATCGAAAGCAATTCCATCACCCGTAGTTTACCTAATATTTATAAAAAGATGTTAGAAGAAGAATTAATGAACACTGGTTCTTCATACTTCTTACATTATCGATCTTCCCAGTAA
- a CDS encoding anthranilate phosphoribosyltransferase family protein produces MSAEFRELLKKVGSGAHTHKNLTREEAHQAATMMLTGEATPAQIGAFLIAHRIKRPTGIELAGMLDAYSDLGAKLNTIPHISYPLTILGIPYDGRSRTAPISPITALILACHNIPVLMHGGKTMPTKYGLPLIEIWQNLGVNLTQLSIEKAQNLLEETNFSFLYLPEHFPLANKLVQYREEIGKRPPLATLELIWQPYTGNSHLIAGFVHPPTEKMIREALKIRGIEQFTLIKGLEGSPDLKLGQTTIICVNNTQREEGYEYLKIHPEEFNLSREDVDLKDYESYYQEVNKLLQGQQSILSDSVILNGGFYLWRCGFSSSLKDGIDTVINLLDTDKLFTKLEEIKAVLNS; encoded by the coding sequence ATGAGCGCAGAATTCAGAGAATTATTAAAAAAGGTTGGTAGTGGAGCGCATACCCACAAAAATTTAACCAGAGAAGAAGCCCATCAAGCCGCCACAATGATGTTAACAGGGGAAGCTACCCCCGCCCAAATCGGTGCTTTTCTGATTGCTCATCGTATTAAACGCCCCACAGGTATCGAATTAGCTGGAATGCTTGATGCTTACAGTGACTTGGGTGCAAAATTAAATACTATACCCCATATCTCTTATCCTCTCACAATTCTGGGAATACCCTACGACGGGCGATCGCGCACTGCCCCCATATCACCCATTACAGCCCTTATTTTAGCTTGTCATAACATTCCAGTATTGATGCACGGAGGGAAAACCATGCCCACCAAATATGGATTACCCCTCATTGAAATTTGGCAAAACTTAGGAGTAAATTTAACTCAATTAAGCATCGAAAAAGCTCAAAATTTATTGGAAGAAACTAACTTTTCTTTCCTTTATTTACCAGAACATTTTCCCCTTGCAAATAAACTGGTACAATACCGAGAAGAAATTGGTAAACGTCCTCCCCTAGCAACCCTAGAATTAATCTGGCAACCCTACACAGGCAACAGTCATTTGATAGCTGGTTTTGTCCATCCTCCCACCGAAAAAATGATTAGGGAAGCTCTAAAAATAAGAGGAATAGAACAATTTACGCTCATTAAAGGTTTAGAGGGTAGCCCAGATTTAAAGTTAGGACAAACTACCATTATTTGTGTCAATAATACTCAGAGGGAGGAGGGTTATGAGTATCTTAAAATTCATCCTGAAGAGTTTAATTTGAGTCGTGAAGATGTGGACTTAAAGGATTATGAAAGTTATTATCAAGAGGTAAACAAATTATTGCAAGGACAACAATCAATTTTATCTGATAGTGTTATCTTAAATGGTGGGTTTTATCTTTGGCGTTGTGGTTTTTCATCTTCTTTAAAAGATGGCATTGATACTGTTATAAATTTATTGGATACTGATAAATTATTCACTAAATTAGAGGAAATAAAAGCAGTTTTAAATAGTTAA
- a CDS encoding glycogen debranching protein — translation MTIWVNEQIDGCGIVQACIAGVNKEAADDCHRDWQEKLTDDQQKQGWKAVLRTVNSWDDVPVNALKLS, via the coding sequence ATGACTATTTGGGTAAATGAACAAATTGACGGTTGTGGAATTGTTCAAGCCTGTATTGCTGGAGTTAATAAGGAAGCGGCTGATGATTGTCATCGTGATTGGCAGGAAAAGTTAACGGATGATCAACAAAAGCAAGGCTGGAAGGCTGTTTTACGCACTGTTAATAGTTGGGATGATGTGCCTGTTAATGCTCTCAAATTAAGTTAA